The Ruania alba genome window below encodes:
- a CDS encoding MFS transporter encodes MRTLLRHRLFRRLLGGWTVGNLADSALFLTLAVWAKDLTGSSSAAGLVFFALALPSLLAPLLGLLVDRVRRKPLIVSANLVAAGGAASLVLVDGPGMLWLLYAVTLLYGGLGVLNGAAQSGLLRDLLPDDQLDSANAMLSTVDNGLRILTPAIGAGLYVLWGGQALGLGVAALLLLTAALIASVPVVESDPDRETSTFWADAVAGFAHLRSVPLLLRMVIVVAAAFGVIGLFDTVLFEVVEHGLGMDPAFFGVLMSLQGAGAILGGLTSALVLRRWGPARTVGTSLAVVALASLAFTVDVVGVPLLPVVIAAILVAGAAIPWLMVAMITTRQRLTPPRLQGRTAAATNISMTLPQLVSIAAGAVLVTVVDYRVLLVVAAVVLGTCAIVLLRFRGEEPPVSDGAAEPSEAADLPR; translated from the coding sequence ATGAGGACCCTGCTGCGGCACCGACTGTTCCGCCGCCTGCTCGGCGGCTGGACCGTCGGCAACCTCGCCGACAGTGCCCTCTTCCTCACCCTGGCGGTATGGGCCAAGGACCTCACCGGTTCATCCAGCGCCGCCGGGCTGGTGTTCTTCGCCCTGGCGCTGCCCTCGCTGCTGGCGCCGCTGCTCGGACTGCTCGTGGACCGGGTGCGGCGCAAGCCGCTGATCGTGAGCGCCAATCTGGTGGCCGCCGGTGGTGCCGCCTCGCTCGTGCTGGTCGACGGGCCGGGAATGCTCTGGCTGCTCTACGCCGTCACGCTGCTCTACGGCGGGCTCGGCGTGCTGAACGGAGCCGCGCAGTCGGGCTTGTTGCGCGACCTGCTGCCCGATGACCAGCTCGACTCCGCGAACGCGATGCTCTCGACCGTGGACAACGGGCTTCGGATCCTCACCCCCGCGATCGGAGCCGGACTGTACGTGCTCTGGGGCGGCCAGGCGCTCGGTCTCGGTGTGGCCGCGCTGCTGCTGCTCACCGCGGCGCTGATCGCCTCGGTCCCGGTGGTCGAATCCGACCCGGACCGCGAGACGAGCACCTTCTGGGCCGACGCCGTCGCCGGCTTCGCCCACCTGCGCTCGGTTCCACTGCTGCTGCGGATGGTGATCGTGGTGGCTGCCGCGTTCGGGGTGATCGGGCTGTTCGACACGGTCCTGTTCGAGGTGGTCGAGCACGGCCTCGGGATGGATCCGGCGTTCTTCGGGGTGCTGATGAGCCTGCAGGGCGCGGGCGCGATCCTCGGCGGACTCACCTCGGCTCTGGTCCTGCGCCGATGGGGTCCGGCACGGACGGTCGGCACCTCGCTTGCCGTGGTGGCTCTGGCATCGCTGGCGTTCACCGTCGATGTGGTGGGGGTGCCTCTGTTGCCGGTGGTCATCGCGGCGATCCTGGTGGCCGGTGCCGCGATCCCCTGGCTGATGGTGGCAATGATCACCACCCGGCAACGGCTCACTCCGCCACGACTACAAGGGCGCACGGCGGCCGCGACGAATATCTCGATGACGCTGCCGCAGCTGGTCTCGATCGCCGCCGGAGCGGTCTTGGTGACGGTGGTGGACTACCGGGTGCTCCTGGTGGTCGCGGCCGTGGTGCTCGGCACGTGTGCGATCGTGCTGCTGCGCTTCCGCGGCGAAGAACCACCTGTGTCCGACGGTGCGGCGGAGCCGAGCGAGGCGGCGGACCTGCCGCGGTGA
- the fdhD gene encoding formate dehydrogenase accessory sulfurtransferase FdhD, producing MSTRHRTLQIHGDGRRRERIEHLAGEEPLEVRVNGRSLAVTMRTPGHDFDLAAGFLVAETVVHERAQIARLSYGPGVDEHGQATYNIVDVTLAPGVAPPAANAERAVYTSSSCGICGTSSIEEVTKESAFPSPDDGPSVGGRLAPEMLLALPEALRAGQAQFERTGGTHAAGLFTTEAELLCLREDVGRHNAVDKIVGWALLSGQLPVRSTVLQVSGRASFELVQKAHLAGIETLAAVSAPSALAVELAQESGMTLIGFSRGIGSPSMRERNGSPSSRARRAGGRGGPANPAYRR from the coding sequence GTGAGCACACGGCACCGCACGCTCCAGATCCACGGTGACGGACGCCGTCGGGAGCGGATCGAGCACCTCGCCGGGGAGGAGCCCCTGGAGGTGCGGGTGAACGGCCGCTCGCTCGCGGTGACCATGCGCACCCCGGGGCACGACTTCGACCTGGCCGCCGGGTTCCTCGTGGCCGAGACCGTGGTGCACGAGAGAGCACAGATCGCTCGACTCTCGTACGGGCCAGGGGTGGACGAGCACGGACAGGCCACCTACAACATCGTCGACGTGACGCTGGCACCTGGGGTGGCGCCACCGGCCGCGAACGCCGAACGAGCCGTGTACACCTCGTCCTCGTGCGGCATCTGTGGGACGTCCTCGATCGAGGAGGTCACCAAGGAGTCGGCCTTCCCCTCCCCCGACGACGGCCCGTCCGTGGGTGGGCGGCTGGCGCCTGAGATGTTGCTCGCCCTCCCCGAGGCTCTGCGCGCCGGGCAGGCTCAGTTCGAGCGCACCGGCGGAACGCACGCCGCGGGCCTGTTCACGACGGAGGCCGAACTGCTGTGCCTGCGGGAGGACGTGGGCCGGCACAACGCCGTGGACAAGATCGTGGGCTGGGCGCTGTTGAGTGGGCAACTGCCGGTGCGCTCGACCGTGCTGCAGGTCTCCGGGCGAGCGTCGTTCGAGCTGGTGCAGAAGGCTCACCTGGCGGGGATCGAGACGCTGGCGGCGGTGAGTGCACCGAGCGCACTGGCGGTGGAACTGGCGCAGGAGTCGGGCATGACGTTGATCGGGTTCTCGCGGGGGATCGGTTCACCGTCTATGCGGGAGCGGAACGGGTCGCCGTCTAGCCGAGCGCGGCGAGCCGGCGGACGCGGCGGCCCAGCGAACCCCGCGTACCGGCGGTAG